One Sciurus carolinensis chromosome 10, mSciCar1.2, whole genome shotgun sequence genomic window carries:
- the C10H4orf19 gene encoding uncharacterized protein C4orf19 homolog, translating to MGCRCCKMIQSYLFDPVPVSSPGYINEVSSCKFDEDDPPKLKSNQSSEILVHKNDLASEGLKRTESRGGTVSPQEPCWPPQEPLPPQGAGGGLWAGKPGSAVNGVGPTAALQPTRNPKSHQGDKGSRASPTDSVHPTQPFLEGEDARKQDCVLPASEETQVIQNGDSRVPSKVESPALEVQDHDLQIPAPDYPQLWGTAADHVDHEEKGYLFKNHVEAEPLAGILPRVGERGLNEPFPVRSWDSLNQAVSTDVLSVYFKEQGPGTPVVDSRIDQEETDGSEGDGDGEVVDEDAAVAEALAALEAATAGEDVDEAD from the exons ATGGGGTGCAGGTGCTGTAAAATGATACAAAG CTATCTCTTCGATCCAGTTCCAGTGTCCTCCCCGGGCTACATCAACGAAGTGAGCAGCTGCAAGTTCGATGAAGAtgaccctcctaaattaaagagCAATCAGAGCAGCGAGATCCTGGTGCATAAAAATGACCTTGCGAGCGAGGGTCTGAAGAGGACTGAGAGTAGAGGCGGGACAGTGAGTCCACAAGAGCCCTGCTGGCCTCCCCAAGAACCGCTCCCTCCACAGGGTGCAGGAGGTGGACTCTGGGCAGGGAAGCCTGGCAGTGCTGTCAATGGCGTGGGCCCCACTGCCGCTCTGCAGCCCACCCGGAACCCCAAGTCCCACCAGGGAGACAAGGGCTCCAGGGCCAGCCCTACAGACAGCGTCCACCCCACTCAACCCTTCCTTGAAGGAGAGGACGCCAGGAAGCAGGACTGTGTGCTGCCAGCCTCAGAAGAGACCCAAGTCATCCAAAATGGGGACTCCAGAGTTCCTTCTAAGGTGGAAAGTCCTGCCTTGGAAGTGCAAGACCATGACCTCCAGATACCAGCTCCGGATTACCCTCAGCTGTGGGGCACAGCTGCAGACCATGTGGATCACGAAGAAAAGGGTTACCTTTTCAAGAACCATGTGGAGGCTGAGCCTCTGGCGGGAATTCTTCCCAGGGTGGGCGAGCGTGGTTTGAATGAGCCCTTCCCCGTGAGAAGCTGGGACTCATTAAACCAGGCCGTGAGCACAGACGTTCTAAGCGTCTACTTTAAAGAGCAGGGTCCTGGCACACCTGTGGTCGATTCCAGAATTGACCAGGAGGAAACGGATGGCTCTGAAGGAGATGGGGATGGGGAGGTGGTGGACGAGGACGCAGCAGTGGCGGAAGCCCTGGCGGCTTTAGAAGCTGCTACTGCAGGAGAAGATGTGGATGAGGCAGATTAG